The genomic region GCCATAATAAAATTACCGCCAGTAGTAACTCGATCCCATATCTGCTCAAATGGTTTTCCATCAATTTTTGGTGGTGTGGATATGCGAGTAGCTCTGTAAACTTTTCTCGCGATATTGGTTGTGTCTTGTAATGTTGTAGTCGTATTCGCTTTCGCGAAAGCGTAACTAAAAAATAACAATGTGAAAACAATAATTCTGAGCATGACTTTTTATGAATCCTCAAAGCTAAAAGCTAAAAACTATAGATTCATTAAACCCATGTTAATTTAACATATGATTTACAATCTGTAAATTAACTTGCTTAAAAAGCAATTATGGATATAGCAATTCTAGCAGGTGGATGTTTCTGGTGTACAGAAGCCGTATTTCAAAGAGTTAAAGGAGTAGAGGAAGTAAAGTCTGGTTTCTGCGGTGGACATATTAAAAACCCAGCTTATAGAGAAGTCGTAACCCAACGTACAGGTCATGCCGAAGCTGTTAAAATAACCTATGATCCTAAAATTATTAGTTATAAAGAACTATTGATGGTGTTTATGGCGACTCATGATCCTACCACGCTGAATAAACAAGGACATGATGTGGGAACGCATTATCGTAGTGCCATTTATTATACAAATGAACAACAACATGAAATTGCCTTGCGGTATATTAAAGAACTCACTGATCAACGTGTTTATGAAAATGCTATTGTTACAGAAGTAGCGCCAGCAACACCATTTTATGATGCAGATGACATACACGATGACTATTATAATAATAATCGTTTACAAGGCTATTGCCAGTATGTAATCGATCCTAAAGTGCGCAAATTAATGACGCAATATGCAGATTTTGTAAAATAATTATGATTCTACATCGATCACTTGTTTAGGGTCTTCTTTTTTAATGACATAAGTGTAGATCCACGTGATTGTAAACGTAGGGATTACATCTAATCCTGGAACTAATTCTTCAATAGTGGTAATAATTCCAGCGGTTACACCAGTTTTTCCTGGATAAAGTTTTGTCATTAAATAACCTGCAACTGGAGCCCAACCTATATCGGTAAACTCACCTATACCAGGAATGATATAAGAAGCCATACCGACTAAGTCAAAGATGATTCCGAAAATAAGTTTAGAGCGTTTTGATTCAAACATGTAATTATAATTTAACTACTTAAAGATAGTCAAATAACGTTCCAAAAATGAATCTAGTGTAGTTTTGCCGTAATCAGTTTTAGGAATTCGTTACGTGTTTCTACTTTTTCAAACTGTCCTCTGAAACCACTGGTGGTAGTGACACTATTTTGTTTTTGCACTCCACGCATCATCATACACATGTGAGAAGCTTCAATAACAACGGCAACACCCATAGGTTTTAAGGTATTATGAATACACTCCAGTATATCGTGTGTTAACCTTTCTTGAACTTGTAGTCTACGAGCAAATACATCTACGATACGTGGGATTTTTGAAAGTCCTACGATATGTCCATTAGGTATGTAAGCGATATGAGCCTTTCCAAAAAAAGGTAACATGTGATGTTCACATAAAGAATAGAGCTCTATGTCTTTAATGATAACCATGTCATTATAATCTTCAGCAAACATGGCGCCTTTCAGAATTTCTGCAGGATCAGAATCGTATCCTGAGGTTAAGAATTGCATCGCTTTTGCGGCACGTTCTGGAGTTTTAATTAATCCTTCGCGTTCTACGTCTTCACCTATATTTTGTATGACTTCTTTGTACTGATTTTTTATATCCTCTGTCACTTCAATGTTGTACTCTTCAAAAACTCTGTAGGGCATTTTTTAAAATTTTGAGTAAAGTTACATCATATTTGTTTAAGTAAATCAATATTTTGTTAAACATTACGTTTGATATTATCATTTTAAAGTGTGTAGTTATAAAATGAAAATCATTGAAATATAGGGTTGTGCAGTTGTAATTTTAAAAAGTATTTAAAAAGCTTTAATTTTTTAAATAAAATAGAGAGAGAGGTTGTAAATATATATATATTTGCAACCGCTTAGAAATTAAGCAAGATTAGGTCGCGTAGCTCAGCTGGATAGAGCATCTGCCTTCTAAGCAGACGGTCACAGGTTCGAATCCTGTCGCGATCACTACTTCACAAAGATATTGTGATTTATAATTTACAAATCCTGATCAACATGTTGGTCAGGATTTTTTAGTTTCAATAAGTCGAGAAATATTTATATGGTTTAATAAAACCGCACAAACTAAACAGCTTTAAGAATTTGATAATAAGTTTTTAAGTTTATTTGATGTCTGTATATCTTAAAACATGGTATTAGGATTAGCAGCGGTTTTAGGAATCTGTTGTATAGCATCCCAATGCTCACATATTTTACCTTCCTTATCAAATCTAAAAAAGTCCATAGTCACATATTGATCATCATCGGGCCATATTTGATGCGTGTGTAGTGCTACTAAATCATCTTGTGCAATAGCTCTTACAAATTCAATAGACTTATCTGGGTATTCTATTTGCATTCTCTCAAAATATTCAATAAATCCATCTATGCCATCGGCAACATCTGGATTGTGCTGTATGTATTGATTACCTACATACTTTGCTATAGCTTCTTTAGGATTTCCTTCATATGCCATTTTATAAAAAGCGATGGCATTACGTTTATTAAGTTCTAGAGACATTCAATTATAATTTAACACCAAATCTTGCTAACATCTTTTTCTCAAAAGCCCAGAAGAATTTAAATTGACCAAAAATCCATCCCATAACTACTAGTAGTACTTGATAAATAGGGAAGATAATTATAAGCCTCAATGGCCAGAAAAACCATCCAGACATTGATTCTCGATCAATACCTATAAGGTCTAGCAATGGAGCAGATAATCGAGCCGATGCTGATCCTGTAATTGCAAACACAATAAAGATTGCAATCATTTCCCAGCGGTTTTTAATATTCCATTTTTTAATAAGTTTTGGGAAAACCCACATACAAAACCTATAAAAGGCATAGGCCAATACTAGAGTGATACCATAAATAAACAAATATTCATAAATCACGTCTTCAAAAGTGGAAGGCATGATACGAGAAGCTACAAAATAGCCACAAGCTAATAAGCCTATGATACCTAAAATTGGAAAAATGAGTTGCCAGTTACGGGTAATATCCCAGTTATCTTTGAGTGTTTGCATAGTGCAAAAATACACTACCGCAACTTCTGTCCATATCGTTTTTCAAAGAAAAGAAAATAATTATACAGTAGATAATTGACTTCATAACCATAATCTACATTTCGATCATAGTCGATACGCCATACGTATAGGTCTGGACTATAGTTGATAGAATTGTTAACTCTTAAATTGTATTCTCTTACATAAAAATCATTACGCAGTTCTAAAGTACTTTGTGAATAAAAACCACGTGGTGGTTGTGTGACCAGCCAAGAGTTAAAGCCTGGTTCTATAATAATAACCTCATACTCTAGACTATCATTTGCGATACGCAAGGTGTCAGTTACTGATCCGGTAGCATTATTATTGTTCACAGCAGGCTGGTATGAGTTGCAGCTGATAATAATTGTGAGCAATGCTATAAATAAAAAGGTTGTTTTCATGTGGTAAAAGTACCTACACAAAAACAACCTTGCACGCCATAACTCGTCTATACTATATATGGATGAGTCTATGACCTGTTTCATTGAGTTAATAATTATTTTCCAAATAAACCTCCTAGAAGTCCACCTAGTCCACCTTTTTTCTTATCTCCACCTAGTACCATTCCCGCTACATCATCGATGATACTACCATCACCATCTGCATCTAGAATTTGCTCGATGAAAGATTGATCATGCGTTCCAGATTGTCCTAGTACTGATCCCAGTAAATCACCGATTCCGTTTTGATCAACATTAGAAGCTTGTTTTTGCTTACCTAAAACACCCATAAGTATAGGTGCAGCTATTTTTATAATTTGGCTTACAGAATCCATGTCCATTCCACTAGATTTTGAAAGTGCATTTTCAACTTGTGGTTGTTTAGTACCTAAAACATGTCCTAAAATCCCAGCACCATCCTGTAATAAGTCATCTGGGCTACCAGCTCCATCGCCAAAAAGGCCACCTAACATATCTAAAACACCACCACTATGACGTTGATCACTTAACGCATTATTTAATGCGCTTGCACCTTCTGGTGTAGAAGCATTGCGTTGCATCGCTCCTAAAATTAAAGGCATTGCCTGTGAGAGTACGTTTGCAGTTTTATCTGCTGGTTGTCCAGTTTTTTGTGCAGCACCATTAATAAGTGTTTGTCCTAGATCTGATTGTAATAAGTCTAATATTGAAGCCATTGTTGTTTAATTAATTTAGGTTAATAATATGTAAATTACGATATAATAAAGCTTTAATTCCATTTTGGAAAGTCTATTTCATTTCGCTTTCGCGAAAGCGTAATTAAAAGCCGACGAAAAGCATTGATTAAGGTTAAATTTTGCAGGTGTTTTAACTTTAGTCTTTTCTTTTTTTATAGTTGGTTATATGCTTGGATATAACTTCAGAGGTCAGTTCATTTCCTGCTAATAAAGGGTAGCCTTCCCATACTACTATGCCATCGGGATCGATTAATATCGCATGTGGTATCGCTTTTACTTCTAATACTGTTTTCATGCGTTGTTGAGAATCTATAGCGCTGTAATATTCTATTTTTGGGTTGCGCTGTCTTAATATTTTTTCTCTAGATTCATCACTAATGCCAATAACTACCAAATCATCCTTAAATTCTGTTTGAAATTCATTTAAATCTGGAATCGCTCTTTTACATGGTGCACACCAAGTAGCCCAAAAATCAACTAAAATAAATTTCCCCTTCATTTCAGGTTGACTGGAAACCCATTCCTCTACTACCAATTGTGGTGCAGGTTTATGAAGAAATGATTTTGCCCACATCTTTTTCTTTTGACCATGACATGTAATGCTGAATAGGGTAAATGCTATGATAATAAGATGTTTCATAATGTATAGGCTTTAGTTGTATAGAATATTTAAAGATACAAAATCGAGAAGTGTAAGAGCTTGATAAATTATTTAAGATGATTAGATTATAATCATTAAACTATTAACGGATGTTTAAATATTTAAAAGTATAATAACCTATAATTAGCCCAAAAGATATGGTGACTATTAAATTTAATGAGGTTAAATTAGGGATGATTGTATGAGCTAGAACCAAAATCATAAAACAGTTCCGAGACGACAATAGAATTATGGAAAAATTAATAACACGGATCTGGAATGAGGACATTGTGTAGCCAGCTGTAATTGAGAACAAACATCAAAACAGCACCTAAAAACATAAAGCTATATTTTAATACAAGCTTTTTCATTTCCAAAATCTCCACCACTTTTTTTCTGCTTTTTCAGTATGATTTTTTTTGGTTTCTGATGGTGCTCTATGGTCAATAAATTTTAAATCATTAAAGTTATTCTTGCCACCTAAAAGGATAACATTTTCATTTAATAACCACTGTTCGACTTCGTTAACAGCTTCTATTATGGATGGATAAAATTCATTAATAAGTTGATTTTGCTTGAACGTAGTTAATTCGTTAAAATCATAGGTTCCATATTTCCCAAATGGATAGTTCATGTAAAAAGAGTAATCATAAGCAAGTTTGCTCATAAACGTGTATCCATAATAATCTAGATTATAAAAATTTTCAATGAATTTATAATAATCGCCTTTACGTTGCTTTACACAGTCTAATTGATGTAATAATGACCAAGTTTCAAGCTGACTTATCGATATTTCTTTAGAAATCAGATTCTTTAAATCTTGATAAGCTGTTTCACTTTTATAATTCAAGTCTAAAAAATCAAAATAAGCATTTGCAGATAAATATTCCTTAAGTTCTTCAGATTGATAAACCCATTGTTCAAATTCTGCTATCGACGATTCATTCATCCATACTTTGAATAAACGTTCTTCGATTTTATTTGTGGTTATCGGCATAGATTAATAGATTTTAAACATTAAGGAATCCATTCATTGTCTATTGGTTGTGTTTTACCAATTTGCCCAAAATCAAAAGTTAACCCAATTCTCTTATCATTACCTATTTTTAAGCTAAAGATCATAGCAAATATAATCTCAATATCCTCGGGACTATTGGTTTCAATTTTAATTTTATCTCTGTAAATATGTTCAACCAGAGCTTCATCAATTACTGCTATTTGAAGGTCATTTTTAAAAATGGATTTCTTTCTTCCTTTATGAATCTTAAGACTGTATTTAACACCATGATAATAAAGTTCGTATAAATTATGCCATCCATTTTTACTCTCTAAGAATAAAGTTAGCCCAATATTTTTTTTAATGCTCGCTTTAAATCTCCATTTCCAAATAGAAAAATGCGTTTTAATAGTGTATAAAATTGAACCTTCTAAGTCTTTAACAACACCTATGCAACTACCTAATAATGTGTCCCAACGAGCACTTAGAAGTTGTTCACCACTTTCTTCTTCATATAATTTAAATGAATGGCCTATGTGGGTTATAATGTAAATCATTTTTTAGTAAAAGTTTTATCTAAACAATTAATGCAAGGACAATATTAGTTGCTCTAGGAGAATGGATTGTATAAGGTGAGTGATCGACATCAGTAATCATCGATGGAATAGAAGTTTCTAGATTCAAAACATCGTGCGATGGGGCAGAGCCAGTAAATCTAAAATATGGACTTTGATAGGAAGGAAAAAATCAAAAATAATTATGGTATTTACAAGTAGAGCAAGGAGTATTTTAAAGCATTTTTTTTAACAACATAAATCTACAACATAATTCTGTTTCTCACACTTGCTTTAAAAGATGTGCAGGGATAGATAAATTGTATTTACATTAAAAAAATACCCCATAAAAAAAGCGCCCAAGAGGCGCTTTTAGTAAATTGTGTAGGGACTGACTACCCTAAATATGACTTAAGGATTTTACTTCTTGAGTTTTGACGCAATCTTTTGATTCCTTTTTCTTTAATCTGGCGCACGCGCTCACGAGTTAAATCAAAAGTCTCACCGATTTCTTCTAAGCTCATAGGCTGTTGATTTCCTATACCGAAGTATAGCGAAATAACATCTGCCTCTTTTTGCGATAGTGTCTCTAGTGCGCGAGTAATCTCAAGTGTAAGAGACTCATGCATCAACTCTCTATCCGGATTAGGCGACTCACCACTACGTACAACGTCGTAAAGGTTAGAAGTTTCTCCTTCTTTAAGAGGTGCATCCATCGATACGTGACGACCTGCGTTTTTAAGAGACTGCTTCACGTCACTTACCGTCATGTCTAGCTCTTTTGCTAGTTCTTCTGGTGAAGGTGGACGCTCGTGCAATTGCTCAAGATGTGAAAATGCCTTATTAATCTTGTTAATAGATCCAATTTTGTTTAAAGGTAAACGCACGATACGTGACTGCTCTGCTAGTGCCTGAAGAATCGACTGACGGATCCACCATACTGCGTATGAGATGAATTTAAATCCACGAGTTTCATCAAATCTTTTGGCAGCCTTTACAAGACCTGCATTACCTTCATTAATAAGATCTGGAAGTTTAAGCCCTTGATTTTGATACTGCTTAGCCACAGAAACCACAAAACGTAAGTTTGCTGTAGTTAGTTTCTCAAGAGCTCTCTGATCACCTTTTTTAATAAGCTGTGCAAGTTCCACTTCTTCCTCTGCAGTGATTAGATCAATTTTAGAGATGTCTTGTAGGTACTTATCCAGCGATTTAGACTCACGGTTAGTAACCTGCTTGGTGATTTTGAGTTGTCTCATTTAATGTATAAAGATTAAAAAGTTAAAAGGTGCATGACAGCTTTTGTCATACAAAATAATAGTAGCAATAATCATACCAAAACAATGATTCCTGACACTTATTCAGACCAGTAATAATGCGAGATACGCTACAATTATTTAGTCGTAATAACGTGTTTTTTGTTACAAATATTGTTTTAATATTTTGCTTTCGCGAAAGCGTAAACATCAACAACACTTGATATATAAGGTATTCACAAATGATAAATATGTAGGTTTTATTGTTAAAATAGGTTTAATGAAAGATAGCATAAATGATAAAAGTTTATTACAATTTAATCATATAAGAGGTTATTATACCACTCGTTTACACGGCATATTGTTAATTCTAATTATTTGGATTTATTAAATCTTGAATATATAGCCGCTAATCCTAAACTAGTAAGTAAAGCAATGCCAGCGATGGTGCCTAGTGCACCTCCATATCCACTAAAGACGTCACCTTTATGCAGGTAAATGAAACTGAATAATAAACCAGCTAATACCAGCTGAAAAACACTTACATTAGTTTTATGCGAAACCATACCTATAAAGGAAGCTCCTATAAAAATAAGAGGTATTTGTGTTGTAAGGAATGGATCAATTAAAGTAGGGAAAAGGTGAAAAAAAACCGCAACTATAAGAGACAATATTGCAGATGCTCTGACAGCACCTTGTTTTAATTGATAGCTTACAAAATACGTAAGTACACTACCTGCCACACCAGTCAGGCAAAGAATCAGATCGTTCATGTAGTGATCCAATTTAAAAACGTTATAAATACCACACTAGCAAACGCGATCGTGCCTAATTTACCTCCTATACCTAAGAAAATATTTTTAGATAGCATAAGAAATATACCTGCCAGAATTCCTGCAACAACAACAAAGCTAAGGGATGATAAAATTAATTCACTAGACATTCCTATAAAGGTGCCACAATAAATAGGGACAGGAAGTTTCTTTAAATAATTTGATTTTTTATTAATTAATGGTAAATATGACGCAGCAGTACCTATAGCACCAGCTGCAATCACAGGACCTAGATTTAAATGTACATTTATAAGAAAACAAAGTAAGGCACCTATAGGGACCCATATGACCACGACTATCTCTTCATATTTAAAATCGTCGTGATGTAGATCTAGGTATTTATAACCCATTAAAAGAAGTAACGCAATACACCCTAATATCATTAAGGCAGTAAAATTGCTGATTTCAAATTTATCTTTTATTATCCATGCTAGAAATAGAAGCTGTAACAGCATTACTATCATAATCATAAAAAATCTAATCGCTTTATGTCTCTTCATTAATGAATTTTAGTAATGCAACAAATATAAAGCGATTAGAAAATAATGAGCTTTAAAGTATATCTTGTATTTAATTACTTGAGTACGCGCCAGAAGAGTAAGTCAACTCATAACTATGAGTGTATATTTCAAATACAATCCCAAATGGATCCTCAACATAGCACATTTTAAAAGGCTTATGATCTGGGTAATAAGATCTAATAGGCATTCTTTGTTTGCCGCCATAAGCAACTATTTGCTCAATGAGATTTTCAATTTCTGGATCTTGAACAGAAAAGTGAAATAATCCCGTATTAAATGGTTGAAATGCTGGAGCTTCTTTTACACCATGCGAGAAAGAAAATAATTCTATACCAATTCCATCAGAAGTGGCAAGATGTGCAATTTCAAATTCTTCCCAGTCATTACCAAAGACATCAATGCACATTTGACCTATCGCGGTTTCTTTTTCTTTTTTTACGAGAGAAGGTTCCATAATAACGTACCATCCCATAACATCAGAATAGAATTGAA from Nonlabens arenilitoris harbors:
- a CDS encoding tubby C-terminal domain-like protein, translated to MIYIITHIGHSFKLYEEESGEQLLSARWDTLLGSCIGVVKDLEGSILYTIKTHFSIWKWRFKASIKKNIGLTLFLESKNGWHNLYELYYHGVKYSLKIHKGRKKSIFKNDLQIAVIDEALVEHIYRDKIKIETNSPEDIEIIFAMIFSLKIGNDKRIGLTFDFGQIGKTQPIDNEWIP
- a CDS encoding DUF6146 family protein translates to MKTTFLFIALLTIIISCNSYQPAVNNNNATGSVTDTLRIANDSLEYEVIIIEPGFNSWLVTQPPRGFYSQSTLELRNDFYVREYNLRVNNSINYSPDLYVWRIDYDRNVDYGYEVNYLLYNYFLFFEKRYGQKLR
- a CDS encoding TlpA family protein disulfide reductase translates to MKHLIIIAFTLFSITCHGQKKKMWAKSFLHKPAPQLVVEEWVSSQPEMKGKFILVDFWATWCAPCKRAIPDLNEFQTEFKDDLVVIGISDESREKILRQRNPKIEYYSAIDSQQRMKTVLEVKAIPHAILIDPDGIVVWEGYPLLAGNELTSEVISKHITNYKKRKD
- a CDS encoding sigma-70 family RNA polymerase sigma factor; protein product: MRQLKITKQVTNRESKSLDKYLQDISKIDLITAEEEVELAQLIKKGDQRALEKLTTANLRFVVSVAKQYQNQGLKLPDLINEGNAGLVKAAKRFDETRGFKFISYAVWWIRQSILQALAEQSRIVRLPLNKIGSINKINKAFSHLEQLHERPPSPEELAKELDMTVSDVKQSLKNAGRHVSMDAPLKEGETSNLYDVVRSGESPNPDRELMHESLTLEITRALETLSQKEADVISLYFGIGNQQPMSLEEIGETFDLTRERVRQIKEKGIKRLRQNSRSKILKSYLG
- a CDS encoding nuclear transport factor 2 family protein encodes the protein MSLELNKRNAIAFYKMAYEGNPKEAIAKYVGNQYIQHNPDVADGIDGFIEYFERMQIEYPDKSIEFVRAIAQDDLVALHTHQIWPDDDQYVTMDFFRFDKEGKICEHWDAIQQIPKTAANPNTMF
- the msrA gene encoding peptide-methionine (S)-S-oxide reductase MsrA, producing MDIAILAGGCFWCTEAVFQRVKGVEEVKSGFCGGHIKNPAYREVVTQRTGHAEAVKITYDPKIISYKELLMVFMATHDPTTLNKQGHDVGTHYRSAIYYTNEQQHEIALRYIKELTDQRVYENAIVTEVAPATPFYDADDIHDDYYNNNRLQGYCQYVIDPKVRKLMTQYADFVK
- a CDS encoding DUF6787 family protein, with product MQTLKDNWDITRNWQLIFPILGIIGLLACGYFVASRIMPSTFEDVIYEYLFIYGITLVLAYAFYRFCMWVFPKLIKKWNIKNRWEMIAIFIVFAITGSASARLSAPLLDLIGIDRESMSGWFFWPLRLIIIFPIYQVLLVVMGWIFGQFKFFWAFEKKMLARFGVKL
- the folE gene encoding GTP cyclohydrolase I FolE; the encoded protein is MPYRVFEEYNIEVTEDIKNQYKEVIQNIGEDVEREGLIKTPERAAKAMQFLTSGYDSDPAEILKGAMFAEDYNDMVIIKDIELYSLCEHHMLPFFGKAHIAYIPNGHIVGLSKIPRIVDVFARRLQVQERLTHDILECIHNTLKPMGVAVVIEASHMCMMMRGVQKQNSVTTTSGFRGQFEKVETRNEFLKLITAKLH
- a CDS encoding DUF937 domain-containing protein; the protein is MASILDLLQSDLGQTLINGAAQKTGQPADKTANVLSQAMPLILGAMQRNASTPEGASALNNALSDQRHSGGVLDMLGGLFGDGAGSPDDLLQDGAGILGHVLGTKQPQVENALSKSSGMDMDSVSQIIKIAAPILMGVLGKQKQASNVDQNGIGDLLGSVLGQSGTHDQSFIEQILDADGDGSIIDDVAGMVLGGDKKKGGLGGLLGGLFGK
- a CDS encoding VOC family protein, which produces MKTDKKYPRAFSHIGITVPDIKKAVQFYSDVMGWYVIMEPSLVKKEKETAIGQMCIDVFGNDWEEFEIAHLATSDGIGIELFSFSHGVKEAPAFQPFNTGLFHFSVQDPEIENLIEQIVAYGGKQRMPIRSYYPDHKPFKMCYVEDPFGIVFEIYTHSYELTYSSGAYSSN